One Fusarium falciforme chromosome 12, complete sequence DNA window includes the following coding sequences:
- a CDS encoding Fungal-trans domain-containing protein, whose product MQGPRSTYIGQIRSPVQPGLVVCVPLDGYWLTAHRRKTRCSGKYPCALCFRLRLDCKYTASYRRGRLPSIEMDTDAYGEHVGDAPRATEEQLRGSDPPNETPQMEEHIPSPVSIEARTFEPSKPERGASTQSSRNSPEPAPIDRQGHYVGPASGASFLLRVQRKLQQHRSASSSDGSIFTFGDLPLPEFDTRFLILPPRSEADALLCRYFEFSSATHRFLHRPTIESWLQELYETHGRMRNQTDARSRTALLFMVFAHAENYPKSKAGTVDPSSSARFFSAAEDQLSAEKGAIRLTSIQARLAQCLYLLSHSRLNHCWSLFGTTAHLMLALGIHRKSRVDASSHPDYVDLECRKRTFWCAYNLDTYLSAALGRPRTFHDDDIDQELPLCVDDNRLARGQPAPSPLGTTQSIMSGSIAHIKLSRIVAKILRDLYGIRQPSTESQYKLAAKYAKEIDNWHSGISYLVDTDGIDPSLFQPIFLRQRNVLNLACWHAQILVHRPFLLNNFASLANLGTTRNSRSRQNSELTHEHVQGCLEAAMNIVAKIDDLHSNGLLYNTFWFSHYFAFSAVVMLYVYAIQQRHAPPETYLPAFHAATKCQAQITSIAIPGSLGQRYGVVLQELRVELLRHNTNLLDLGSTHGQGAASGSASMRNGEEGLLGSYTNQDILDLGPQGIGFAPGAEDITGQLGLAGQDGLGFSEHSPGSSIVQMTGWGQFESLVTGGVGGIEAFLDGHMGGWNLGMGEQLDT is encoded by the exons ATGCAAGGC CCGAGATCGACTTATATCGGCCAGATCCGATCTCCAGTTCAGCCTGGACTCGTCGTATGCGTCCCGCTTGATGGATACTGGCTGACCGCTCATAGACGCAAGACTCGGTGTTCGGGAAAGTATCCATGTGCTCTTTGCTTTCGCCTTCGTCTTGACTGTAAGTACACGGCCTCTTACCGCCGTGGTCGTCTTCCATCTATCGAGATGGACACAGACGCATATGGAGAGCACGTGGGTGATGCACCCCGAGCCACGGAGGAGCAGCTGAGAGGGTCGGATCCGCCCAATGAGACGCCTCAGATGGAGGAACATATACCGAGTCCTGTGTCTATAGAGGCTAGGACATTTGAACCGTCTAAGCCGGAGCGTGGAGCGTCGACGCAGTCATCTCGCAACTCTCCAGAGCCGGCGCCCATTGATCGGCAAGGCCACTAC GTTGGCCCTGCTTCTGGCGCGTCATTTTTACTCAGGGTTCAGAGGAAGCTTCAACAGCACCGCTCAGCATCCTCATCCGACGGCTCAATCTTCACCTTTGGCGATCTTCCACTTCCAGAGTTTGACACACGCTTCCTGATCCTTCCTCCAAGATCTGAAGCAGACGCTCTTCTCTGCAGATACTTTGAGTTCTCATCCGCTACTCATCGGTTCTTGCACCGTCCCACGATTGAATCATGGCTACAAGAACTCTACGAGACCCACGGGAGAATGCGCAATCAGACAGATGCAAGAAGCAGAACTGCTCTGTTGTTCATGGTTTTTGCGCATGCTGAGAATTATCCCAAGTCCAAAGCCGGGACAGTTGATCCATCTTCAAG TGCCCGCTTCTTttccgccgccgaggaccaGCTCTCGGCCGAGAAGGGTGCGATACGACTCACTAGTATCCAAGCACGTCTAGCACAATGCCTTTATCTCCTATCACACTCGCGTTTGAACCACTGCTGGAGTCTATTTGGCACTACTGCTCACTTGATGCTTGCTCTGGGTATCCATAGAAAGTCGCGCGTCGATGCAAGCAGCCATCCAGATTATGTCGACCTAGAGTGTCGCAAGCGGACGTTCTGGTGTGCTTATAACCTGGATACCTATCTCAGTGCAGCGCTGGGCCGACCACGGACATTCCACGATGATGATATTGATCAGGAACTGCCTCTTTGTGTTGATGACAATCGACTTGCCCGTGGTCAACCAGCACCTTCGCCACTGGGGACGACCCAGTCCATCATGTCAGGGTCGATCGCGCACATCAA ACTTTCTCGGATCGTGGCCAAGATCTTGAGGGACCTCTATGGCATCCGTCAGCCATCAACGGAGAGCCAATACAAGCTCGCCGCTAAGTACGCAAAGGAGATTGACAACTGGCACAGCGGCATCTCTTACCTCGTTGACACAGATGGTATCGATCCGTCTTTGTTTCAGCCTATATTTCTTCGGCAGCGCAATGTCTTGAACTTAGCGTGCTGGCATGCGCAGATCTTAGTCCACCGCCCATTCTTGCTCAACAACTTTGCCAGCCTCGCTAACCTGGGGACGACGAGAAATTCTCGAAGTCGTCAAAACTCTGAGCTTACGCATGAGCACGTTCAGGGCTGTTTGGAGGCTGCCATGAATATCGTGGCCAAGATCGACGACCTTCACTCTAATGGGCTGTTGTACAACACGTTCTGG TTCTCCCACTATTTCGCCTTTTCTGCTGTCGTCATGTTGTATGTCTACGCCATCCAACAGCGACACGCACCGCCGGAAACGTATCTCCCGGCATTCCACGCTGCAACCAAATGCCAAGCACAGATAACTTCAATCGCCATACCTGGCTCTTTGGGTCAACGATATGGTGTTGTTCTCCAGGAACTGCGAGTCGAGCTTCTGAGACACAATACCAACTTGCTCGACCTAGGCTCAACCCACGGCCAGGGAGCCGCGAGTGGTTCCGCAAGCATGCGCAATGGAGAAGAGGGATTGCTAGGATCGTACACGAACCAAGACATACTTGACCTTGGGCCCCAAGGCATCGGCTTTGCGCCCGGCGCTGAGGATATCACCGGTCAGTTGGGTTTGGCTGGACAGGATGGCCTTGGGTTTTCCGAACATAGCCCGGGGAGCTCTATCGTGCAGATGACGGGATGGGGACAGTTTGAATCACTG GTCACAGGAGGTGTTGGCGGTATCGAGGCCTTCCTGGATGGTCACATGGGAGGATGGAATTTAGGGATGGGTGAGCAGTTAGATACCTGA
- a CDS encoding MR-MLE domain-containing protein — MGKIASIEYFRVPPRWLFVKITDDAGNVGWGEASLEGHTQAVEGCLDAWISQYTGMEADEIEQIWQKSWRMGFYRGGPVFMSALAGIDIALWDLKARKLNLPIYQLLGGKVRDKIKVYAWIGGDRPSDVEAEALSRRAQGFTAVKMNGTEDLGWLDSPSALDACVERVKTVKALGMDAGVDFHGRVHKAMARQLAALLAPHRPMFIEEPLLSEHIEGIKAFSQTVTCPIALGERLHSRWDVKPFLEAACVDVLQPDICHVGGISELRRIAAMAETYDVAIAPHCPLGPIALAANIQVDATTPNFAIQEMSLGIHYNTGGHDLLSYIKNPEIWNIENGYIDLMKGPGLGIEVDEEKIRELSKNAEPWVSPGFVGPGGEWREW, encoded by the exons ATGGGAAAGATTGCTTCAATCGAATATTTCCGCGTCCCTCCTCGCTGGCTCTTTGTCAAGATCACCGACGATGCCGGCAATGTGGGGTGGGGTGAGGCATCACTTGAGGGGCACACGCAAGCTGTCGAGGGGTGCTTGGATGCTTGGATCTCGCAGTATACAGGCATGGAGGCCGA CGAGATTGAGCAGATCTGGCAGAAATCTTGGCGCATGGGCTTCTACAGAGGTGGACCGGTCTTCATGAGCGCGTTAGCTGGCATTGACATTGCGTTATGGGATCTTAAAG CCCGCAAACTCAACCTTCCCATCTACCAGCTTCTGGGTGGAAAGGTGagagacaagatcaaggtctACGCCTGGATCGGAGGAGATCGGCCATCAGACGTGGAAGCTGAAGC GTTATCCCGTCGTGCGCAAGGTTTCACTGCTGTCAAGATGAACGGCACAGAAGATCTGGGCTGGTTAGACTCACCATCAGCCCTTGATGCCTGCGTCGAAAGGGTCAAGACCGTGAAGGCTCTTGGAATGGACGCTGGAGTCGACTTTCATGGTCGTGTACACAAGGCCATGGCACGACAATTGGCAGCACTTCTTGCCCCCCACCGGCCAATGTTCATCGAAGAACCTCTTTTATCCGAGCACATTGAAGGCATCAAGGCCTTTTCGCAGACTGTTACCTGTCCCATTGCACTTGGAGAGCGACTGCATAGTCGTTGGGATGTAAAGCCCTTCCTCGAAGCTGCATGTGTGGATGTTCTGCAGCCAGACATCTGTCACGTAGGAGGCATCTCAGAATTGCGACGAATTGCGGCCATGGCCGAGACCTACGATGTTGCCATCGCGCCTCACTGCCCTCTTGGGCCAATTGCTCTGGCGGCCAACATCCAAGTCGATGCTACGACGCCCAACTTTGCGATTCAGGAGATGAGTCTGGGGATTCACTACAACACGGGAGGACATGATTTGCTCTCTTACATCAAGAATCCTGAGATCTGGAACATTGAGAATGGATACATCGACTTGATGAAGGGACCTGGCTTGGGCATTGAAGTTGACGAGGAAAAGATCCGTGAACTTAGCAAGAATGCAGAGCCATGGGTGAGCCCAGGGTTTGTTGGCCCGGGGGGCGAGTGGAGAGAGTGGTAG
- a CDS encoding Epimerase domain-containing protein codes for MGKRVIVTGGSGVVGRWVVQSLLSHGHQVLNLDQKPLDNEAVHTIKCDVADAGQVFSALSSNFKLKEPLDAGPPCPPDAVIHLAGYPRPLLAPDSEIFRANVLGFHNVLEAACKLGVRKIILASSVTVYGVTYAQGVRHFPSFPIDESLNPTPTDPYALSKLVGETVAKSLALRFGVDIYCLRIGAVIQPHEYDHLFQDYIYNAPAWAVHGWSYTDARDLGQMVNRGLEVDGLGWQVFNATNDSITNMTPTTEFLRSLYPKTPITRKLDDYEAPMSNKKIREMLGFVEEHPWRKYFTRWREVTDKQGECS; via the coding sequence ATGGGGAAACGCGTGATCGTTACCGGAGGCTCTGGCGTCGTCGGGCGCTGGGTGGTACAGTCTCTTTTAAGCCACGGTCACCAGGTTCTCAACCTTGACCAGAAACCACTCGACAATGAAGCCGTTCATACGATCAAATGCGATGTGGCCGACGCCGGCCAGGTGTTTAGCGCACTGAGCAGCAACTTTAAGCTCAAAGAACCACTTGATGCTGGACCGCCCTGTCCCCCAGATGCAGTTATTCACCTGGCCGGCTACCCCAGACCACTCTTGGCTCCTGACAGCGAGATCTTCCGCGCCAATGTCCTCGGGTTTCACAATGTTCTCGAAGCAGCTTGCAAGCTCGGCGTCCGCAAGATCATCCTGGCCAGCAGTGTTACCGTTTATGGCGTGACATATGCCCAAGGTGTCCGGCACTTTCCATCGTTTCCCATCGACGAATCCTTGAACCCGACTCCAACGGATCCGTATGCACTGTCGAAATTGGTCGGGGAGACAGTCGCAAAATCTCTTGCACTTCGATTCGGAGTGGACATTTACTGTCTGCGGATCGGGGCTGTCATTCAACCCCACGAATACGACCATCTCTTCCAAGACTACATCTACAACGCACCTGCATGGGCTGTGCACGGCTGGTCCTATACAGATGCCCGAGATTTGGGACAGATGGTGAATCGTGGTTTGGAGGTTGACGGCCTGGGATGGCAGGTCTTTAATGCCACCAATGACTCCATCACAAACATGACTCCTACGACCGAGTTTCTGCGCAGTCTCTACCCTAAAACACCCATTACAAGGAAGCTGGATGACTACGAAGCCCCAATGAGCAATAAGAAGATACGAGAGATGCTGGGTTTTGTCGAGGAGCATCCTTGGAGGAAATACTTTACCAGGTGGAGGGAAGTGACCGACAAGCAAGGGGAATGTAGCTAA
- a CDS encoding MFS domain-containing protein, giving the protein MATQTETLALSPIPHHGLESGSDTQLPSTDSVSGCSDIEQVRPASRFRKAAVTFQLSGVNFASSAANGLIVVGLPRMTQDLDLPQSLAFWPSSVPGLATASTLLIAGAVADVIGPRSVDLLGCIANGALMLACAFIQKGEELVVLRALQGVALALHLSSSVSLVTKILPRGRGRNFAFACLGLSQPLGFSFGLVIGGILVDTIGWRSGWYLYGGITLVLSAVGFWSLPKSAPLGTLQDVIHSLKTKVDWVGALLASAFMALISYFLAIISTDVYRIKEPASIVILCLGVVALPLFIGWMHRQHTSGQPALIPNSFWENSAFASICATIALSFGVLTSLELFASLFFQEVQHLSALQAAIRILPSIVVGVTLNFSTGLFVHKVPALWLVVTTCILSAGSPLLMATIQPSWSYWTSAFFAQLLMPFSADVLFTVGLIIVTEMFPDDKQSIAGAVFNTASQFGNAFGLAVMQVVSTLVAKDHDGMKPSEALLEGYRASFWTMFAFMMACVVIAGAGLRKTGKIGLKQD; this is encoded by the exons ATGGCGACTCAAACGGAAACTCTGGCTTTATCGCCAATTCCACACCATGGCCTCGAGTCTGGAAGCGACACTCAATTGCCCAGCACCGATAGTGTCTCTGGATGTTCCGATATTGAGCAAGTCCGACCAGCCTCACGCTTTCGAAAGGCGGCCGTGACTTTTCAGCTTTCTGGTGTCAACTTTGCTTCCAGCGCTGCCAATGGTCTCATCGTTGTTGGTCTTCCTCGAATGACACAAGACCTTGATTTGCCTCAATCGCTTGCTTTTTGGCCCTCTTCTGTCCCTGGTTTGGCGACAGCGTCGACGCTGCTGATCGCTGGTGCTGTTGCCGATGTCATTGGTCCACGATCAGTAGACTTGCTTGGGTGCATCGCCAACGGCGCCCTCATGCTCGCGTGTGCATTCATTCAAAAGGGTGAGGAATTGGTTGTCCTGAGGGCACTACAAGGTGTCGCCCTTGCTCTGCACTTGTCCAGTTCTGTATCTCTCGTCACCAAGATCCTACCCCGCGGCCGGGGACGCAACTTTGCTTTTGCCTGTCTCGGACTGAGTCAACCACTCGGGTTCTCTTTCGGTCTCGTCATTGGTGGTATTTTGGTCGACACGATTGGATGGCGATCAGGATGGTATCTCTACGGAGGCATCACTCTGGTGCTGTCGGCTGTTGGCTTCTGGTCCTTGCCCAAGTCCGCTCCACTTGGGACTCTTCAGGATGTTATACACAGCCTGAAGACAAAGGTCGATTGGGTTGGTGCCTTGCTCGCCTCAGCCTTTATGGCCTTGATTTCTTATTTCCTCGC CATCATCAGCACAGACGTTTACCGCATCAAGGAGCCTGCTAGTATCGTTATCCTCTGTCTCGGCGTTGTGGCTCTGCCTTTGTTCATCGGCTGGATGCATCGCCAGCACACATCAGGCCAACCGGCTCTTATCCCCAACTCGTTTTGGGAAAACTCTGCGTTTGCTAGTATTTGCGCAACCATCGCCTTGTCTTTTGGAGTGTTGACTTCTCTGGAACTCTTTGCCAGTCTCTT CTTTCAAGAAGTCCAGCACCTGTCGGCCCTCCAAGCTGCTATCCGCATCCTTCCAagcatcgtcgtcggagTCACTCTCAATTTCTCCACTGGCCTCTTTGTGCACAAGGTTCCAGCACTCTGGCTCGTTGTCACCACTTGTATCCTTTCTGCGGGCTCCCCCTTGCTCATGGCAACCATCCAGCCAAGCTGGTCTTACTGGACCAGCGCATTTTTCGCCCAACTCTTGATGCCATTCTCTGCCGACGTCCTTTTCACCGTCGGTCTAATTATCGTTACCGAGATGTTTCCCGATGATAAGCAATCAATCGCAGGTGCTGTCTTTAACACTGCGTCCCAGTTTGGAAACGCTTTTGGGTTGGCCGTCATGCAGGTCGTCTCTACTCTTGTAGCCAAGGACCATGACGGAATGAAGCCCTCTGAGGCTCTGTTGGAGGGATACAGGGCAAGCTTCTGGACCATGTTTGCGTTCATGATGGCATGCGTTGTAATTGCGGGAGCCGGGCTGCGAAAGACGGGCAAGATTGGGCTGAAGCAGGATTAA
- a CDS encoding Glyco-hydro-63 domain-containing protein has protein sequence MSRHYLNFPSLPDNAEKDGKLRLNRHSSYITNDHDFPAAKTMLYAAGVPDEHTMQNSPQVGIASVWWEGNPCNMHLLEIGKVAKEAVMKEGFLAWQYNTIGVSDGITMGHNGMRFSLQSREIIADSIETVTCAQSHDACIAIPGCDKNMPGCVMGIARHNRPSVIIYGGTQRGGFSKLLQRPIDINTSSEVRGAYILGRMNEWAKRSDYTPEELMCDVEKNAVPGPGACGGMYTANSLAVVIEVLGLSVPGSSSSPAKSPTKMRECSSMGKVIRNCLEKNIRPSDLLTRKAFENALTIMMCLGGSTNSVLHTIAMAKTANVDLTLDDFQRASNKTPYIANMQPSGRYNMEDLYNIGGIPSVVKLLIAGGLLHGDTLTVTGQTLAENVESWPSLPQGQEIIRSLDAPIKPTGHIEILRGNIAPGGAVAKITGKQGLQFTGKARVFDGEQALCTALDKGQVPRDENIVLVVRYEGPKGGPGMPEQLRASGSLIGGNFKNVALITDGRYSGASHGFIVGHIVPEAAERGPIAIVEDDDVICIDAVSHRIDMPHVTDEEVKRRLDGHEFLTVEEKRLKEDRDRTKYWKKWGPYVSERQWATAREDYSTDGKPWTYFTHGDARKRAYRWGEDGIAGVCDSHGWLNIAFSFWNGKDEILKERLFGISSEEGNHGQSIKEAHFHIDNVPTHSYMKYLYKYPQNDFPYRKILENSQRPKDQGEYSLLDTGVFENDAYWDIFIEVAKGDDDPEDLHFRVCAWNRGYERAPLHIIPQAWFRNTWAWGHELDTLEEKPSLKLIGQDSVHVRHRSLGELFLNHAPSPGTGDSGDDVLPKILFTENETNLNALGLGTNKTPYVKDGFHKHIVNKAADAINPNQTGTKCASWYAFDEDGGVPPGECAVVRFKLMREALTYLDEELFDDVIERRREEADEFYYRLSPLPMSDDLRNIQRQAFAGLLWSKQYYHFNWEQWAKGDPTSPPFTRKNVHNKQGKQIHWDHVLSVRDSWEYPFTNPWDSAFDGVVMAMMDPDFARYQLDLLTRENYMQPSGQIPSNDCNFDEVDPPVLAWAAFRVFKIERKMYGRQDLEFLENVFQKLLLNFTWWVNRKDTEGKNIFEGGFLGLDNIGPFDRSAPLPTGGTAVLQQADSTAWMAFYCLSMLNIALELAKYRRNYERLAAKFFEHFILISDAMGDLWNTEDGFYYDAISWGGGRTRQLRVRSLVGLIPLLATLTLEPEMTNKVPWFKKRLDWFIENRSDLAERNIASIRKRGQGNRLLLALASKDRLERILKRLLDEEEFFSDHGIRSLSRYHKDNPYCVTSNGKKFEVGYLPGQSDGNTNWRGPIWMTINFLLMESLQRFYLFYGHSLQVECPTGSGDYMHLGKVTEELQHRLQHLFARSDDGRRPINSGNDTRDFDPHWKDYMSFYEFFDGDTGQGLGANHHCGSSSLIARIIHDTGLLCRLPQTPRTASVGMELYFDEVFGKPRYRHPRSSSTRAFQSDQYFTEEREDGDEAMEVNNSKKAEANALVAKYVSEQLEKVKIGDSPLDIKDEIET, from the exons ATGTCAAGACACTACCTCAACTTTCCCAGTCTCCCAGACAATGCGGAGAAGGACGGAAAACTTCGATTGAACCGACATTCCAGCTACATCACCAATGACCATGACTTTCCCGCTGCCAAG ACCATGTTGTACGCTGCCGGAGTGCCGGACGAGCATACCATGCAAAACAGCCCGCAGGTTGGAATTGCTTCGGTGTGGTGGGAGGGGAATCCGTGCAA CATGCATT TGCTCGAGATCGGAAAGGTGGCCAAAGAAGCCGTTATGAAGGAGGGCTTTCTCGCCTGGCAGTACAATACAATTGGTGTATCAGATGGTATCACCATGGGCCACAACG GAATGCGATTCTCGCTACAGTCCCGCGAAATTATCGCCGACAGCATCGAAACAGTCACCTGCGCCCAAAGCCATGACGCTTGCATCGCGATCCCAGGTTGCGACAAGAACATGCCTGGCTGTGTCATGGGAATCGCGAGGCACAATCGCCCCTCTGTGATAATATACGGTGGTACTCAGCGGGGAGGCTTCAGTAAGCTTCTGCAACGGCCGATCGACATTAACACTTCATCCGAAGTCCGAGGCGCATACATTCTGGGCAGGATGAACGAGTGGGCCAAGAGATCCGACTACACGCCCGAGGAGCTCATGTGCGATGTCGAGAAGAACGCGGTGCCAGGACCGGGGGCCTGCGGTGGAATGTACACTGCCAACAGTCTTGCAGTTGTCATCGAAGTTCTTGGTCTTTCTGTCCCagggtcctcctcctcaccggCCAAATCTCCGACCAAGATGAGGGAATGCAGCTCTATGGGCAAGGTTATCCGAAACTGCCTTGAGAAGAACATCAGACCCAGCGACCTCTTGACCAGGAAGGCTTTTGAGAATGCTCTCACCATTATGATGTGTCTTGGAGGATCCACCAATTCAGTCCTCCATACTATTgccatggccaagacggccaaTGTCGACCTCACGCTAGACGACTTTCAGCGGGCTTCCAACAAAACACCCTACATCGCCAACATGCAGCCCAGTGGACGATACAACATGGAGGATCTATACAACATCGGAGGGATCCCGTCAGTTGTCAAGCTGTTGATCGCAGGAGGGCTTCTTCACGGCGACACGTTGACTGTAACAGGTCAGACGTTGGCAGAGAATGTGGAATCCTGGCCCTCCCTTCCTCAAGGGCAGGAGATTATACGATCTCTTGATGCTCCTATCAAACCCACAGGCCACATAGAGATCTTACGGGGGAACATTGCCCCTGGAGGAGCTGTGGCCAAGATCACAGGGAAACAAGGCCTTCAGTTTACTGGCAAGGCGCGAGTATTCGACGGTGAGCAGGCCTTGTGCACCGCACTTGACAAAGGGCAGGTGCCTCGTGATGAGAACATTGTCTTGGTCGTGCGGTATGAAGGTCCCAAAGGCGGCCCCGGTATGCCAGAGCAGCTAAGGGCGTCAGGGTCATTGATTGGCGGCAACTTTAAGAACGTTGCCCTCATCACAGACGGGAGATACTCCGGTGCTAGCCATGGATTTATCGTAGGACATATCGTCCCGGAAGCAGCTGAGAGAGGACCTATCGCCAttgtcgaggatgacgatgtaATCTGCATCGACGCAGTATCTCATCGAATTGACATGCCACACGTTACAgacgaggaggtcaagaGGCGTCTAG ATGGTCATGAATTCCTAACGGTAGAAGAAAAGAGGCTGAAGGAGGATCGCGATCGTACCAAATACTGGAAGAAATGGGGGCCCTACGTTTCTGAGAGACAATGGGCTACAG CTAGAGAAGATTACTC CACCGACGGCAAGCCCTGGACTT ACTTCACTCATGGAGATGCTCGCAAGCGCGCCTATCGATGGGGGGAAGACGGCATTGCTGGTGTTTGCGACTCACATGGTTGGCTCAACATCGCATTCAGTTTTTGGAATGGCAAAGA CGAAATCCTGAAAGAACGACTTTTCGGAATATCGAGCGAGGAGGGAAATCATGGCCAGTCTATCAAAGAAGCCCATTTCCACATAGACAATGTCCCTACT CATTCTTACATGAAGTACCTCTACAAGTATCCTCAGAATGACTTCCCCTACCGCAAGATCCTTGAAAATAGTCAGCGTCCAAAGGATCAGGGGGAGTATTCCTTGCTCGACACCGGCGTCTTCGAAAACGATGCCTACTGGGACATCTTCATCGAGGTTGCTAAAGGCGACGACGACCCTGAGGACCTTCACTTCCGTGTCTGCGCTTGGAATCGTGGCTACGAGCGTGCACCACTCCATATCATTCCCCAAGCGTGGTTCCGCAACACATGGGCCTGGGGTCATGAGCTTGACACCCTGGAAGAGAAACCGTCCCTCAAACTGATCGGGCAAGATTCGGTCCATGTTCGTCATAGATCACTTGGTGAACTTTTCTTGAATCATGCTCCATCCCCTGGCACCGGGGATAGTGGAGATGATGTATTGCCAAAGATTCTGTTCACCGAGAACGAGACCAACTTGAATGCCCTTGGACTCGGCACCAACAAAACACCCTACGTGAAGGACGGCTTTCATAAGCATATTGTCAACAAGGCTGCTGATGCTATCAACCCAAATCAAACAGGAACCAAGTGTGCTTCTTGGTATGCatttgatgaggatggaggtGTCCCTCCCGGCGAGTGCGCCGTTGTTCGCTTCAAACTAATGCGCGAGGCTCTGACATATCTGGATGAGGAACTGTTTGACGACGTGATAGAGCGTCGGAGGGAAGAAGCTGATGAGTTTTATTATCGCCTCAGCCCGCTACCGATGTCTGATGATCTGCGAAACATCCAGCGTCAGGCCTTCGCCGGCCTTCTGTGGTCCAAACAATACTATCATTTCAACTGGGAGCAATGGGCGAAAGGGGATCCAACATCGCCTCCTTTCACGCGGAAGAACGTCCACAACAAGCAGGGCAAGCAGATTCATTGGGACCATGTTTTATCAGTGAGAGACTCATGGGAATATCCCTTCACAAATCCCTGGGACTCTGCGTTTGATGGTGTTGTCATGGCAATGATGGATCCAGACTTTGCCAGATACCAGCTGGATCTACTGACCAGGGAGAATTACATGCAGCCCAGCGGACAAATTCCTTCGAATGACTGCAACTTTGACGAAGTCGACCCTCCCGTGCTCGCCTGGGCCGCGTTCCGTGTCTTCAAGATAGAACGGAAGATGTATGGCCGCCAGGACTTGGAGTTCCTCGAGAACGTGTTCCAGAAACTTCTTCTAAACTTCACCTGGTGGGTTAATAGGAAGGATACCGAAGGGAAGAATATCTTTGAAGGCGGCTTCCTTGGCCTAGATAACATCGGGCCCTTTGATCGATCTGCGCCTTTACCGACGGGGGGAACTGCTGTTCTTCAGCAAGCGGATAGCACCGCGTGGATGGCCTTCTATTGCCTGTCGATGCTCAACATCGCTCTGGAGCTTGCCAAGTACCGTCGAAACTATGAGAGGCTTGCCGCCAAGTTCTTTGAgcacttcatcctcatcagtgACGCCATGGGCGACCTCTGGAACACCGAAGACGGCTTCTACTACGACGCGATTTCCTGGGGTGGTGGCAGGACTCGCCAACTGCGTGTCAGGTCGCTTGTTGGCCTTATCCCTCTCTTGGCTACGTTGACTCTAGAGCCAGAGATGACGAACAAAGTGCCTTGGTTCAAGAAGAGACTAGATTGGTTTATCGAGAACCGCTCAGATCTGGCCGAGAGAAACATTGCTAGTATAAGAAAACGTGGACAAGGCAATAGACTACTGCTAGCCCTGGCCAGCAAAGACCGACTGGAGCGCATCCTCAAGAGACTCTTGGACGAAGAAGAGTTCTTTTCGGATCACGGCATCCGCTCCCTTTCGCGGTATCACAAGGACAACCCCTACTGCGTCACCTCGAATGGGAAGAAGTTCGAGGTCGGCTACCTGCCAGGCCAGTCTGATGGCAACACCAACTGGCGAGGCCCGATCTGGATGACCATCAACTTTCTACTGATGGAGTCTCTGCAGCGCTTTTATCTCTTCTACGGCCACTCGCTACAAGTTGAATGCCCAACAGGATCAGGAGATTACATGCATCTCGGCAAAGTCACCGAGGAGCTTCAACATCGCCTTCAGCATTTGTTTGCAAGATCAGACGATGGCAGGCGCCCCATCAACTCTGGAAACGATACACGCGACTTTGATCCGCACTGGAAAGACTATATGTCTTTCTATGAGTTCTTCGATGGTGATACAGGCCAGGGACTGGGAGCTAATCATCACTGCGGATCATCGAGTCTCATCGCCAGGATAATCCACGACACGGG ACTCCTTTGTCGCTTGCCTCAAACTCCTCGCACAGCAAGTGTTGGCATGGAGCTTTACTTTGACGAGGTGTTTGGGAAGCCAAGATACCGCCACCCGCGGTCATCGTCTACACGAGCTTTTCAAAGTGATCAGTATTTCAccgaagagagagaagatggagacgaAGCTATGGaggttaataattctaagaaggccgaggccaaTGCTCTTGTGGCCAAGTATGTGTccgagcagctcgagaaggTCAAGATTGGTGACTCTCCCCTGGATATCAAGGACGAGATCGAGACATGA